One Mya arenaria isolate MELC-2E11 chromosome 5, ASM2691426v1 genomic window carries:
- the LOC128236027 gene encoding cell adhesion molecule 2-like — MTVVMVKVIFGVILVMYSEAVTLNLTYTPNPALENSAVTLTCSYTGLQSNETIIRVTWDVKVPNETIYTKGRISMPSCTDFGFSDTSFYRFNCGVGNFSWTILNVTRNNEQNMWRSVISTTATTYMVNTTLYVQVPITAVSMTAPTDSTVTINAGDSETFKCRTSGGLPQATIKWFKVTGNTCSQYGMELKSSVSNSSVIVVKGLRQVDSTMLFNATSTDNGLRICCTASNVAEMQRVSETKLLDVRYAPSGPPVIIGYASGSNYSMIENRTEILTCSSTGGNPLATLTWDCFNGQMFSPTVQGSMVKRVVQWTARRNENARCTCTASHVTGQNQSQSAFVNVKILCKYILCYNVPESIVTASPTIDGSITNTVIAMR; from the exons ATGACAGTTGTCATGGTAAAGGTGATTTTTGGGGTGATTTTAGTTATGTACTCAG AAGCTGTCACGTTAAACCTGACCTACACACCCAACCCGGCCCTGGAGAATTCTGCCGTGACACTAACATGCTCCTACACAGGACTACAGTCCAATGAGACCATAATACGTGTAACCTGGGATGTCAAGGTTCCAAATGAAACCATATACACAAAGGGAAGGATAAGTATGCCTTCGTGTACTGATTTTGGTTTCTCAGATACCAGTTTTTACAGATTTAACTGTGGAGTGGGTAATTTCTCATGGACAATCCTCAATGTCACTAGGAATAATGAACAGAATATGTGGCGGAGTGTAATTTCTACAACAGCAACGACATACATGGTCAACACAACACTATATGTTCAAG TCCCTATCACGGCAGTAAGCATGACAGCACCTACAGATTCAACGGTGACAATCAACGCTGGTGATTCTGAGACGTTCAAATGTAGGACCTCAGGTGGACTTCCCCAGGCAACAATCAAATGGTTCAAGGTGACAGGAAACACGTGTTCTCAATATGGAATGGAGCTCAAGTCTTCAGTTTCCAATTCTTCTGTCATCGTTGTCAAGGGATTGAGGCAAGTAGACAGTACCATGCTCTTCAATGCTACAAGTACCGATAATGGACTGAGAATATGTTGCACTGCCAGTAATGTTGCCGAGATGCAGCGTGTGTCTGAAACCAAACTGCTGGATGTCAGAT ATGCACCATCCGGCCCTCCAGTCATCATAGGATATGCCAGTGGCAGTAACTACAGTATGATagaaaacagaacagaaattcTAACATGCAGCAGTACGGGCGGTAACCCACTGGCGACTCTTACCTGGGACTGCTTCAACGGCCAGATGTTCAGTCCTACTGTACAAGGCAGTATGGTAAAAAGGGTTGTTCAGTGGACAGCAAGGCGTAATGAGAACGCCAGGTGCACGTGTACAGCTTCACACGTGACCGGACAAAATCAGTCCCAGAGTGCCTTTGTCAATGTAAAGATATTATGTAAGTACATATTGTGTTATAACGTTCCTGAGAGCATTGTTACTGCAAGTCCTACCATAGATGGATCAATCACAAATACTGTAATAGCAATGCGTTAA